A genomic segment from Sphingopyxis sp. DBS4 encodes:
- a CDS encoding SLC13 family permease — MIEALRSFIEAHQAVLSLAILAAMFVGFLMERLPATVIAILGACTYLALGILDAEAAYSVFSNSAPIVIGAMFVLSGALIRTGVIQRVADAIMARAEKHPRLAIIEVLLGALAASAFLNNTPVVVVLLPIMMKLAEVTGVSAKKLLMPLSIAAVLGGTLTLIGTSTNLVVDGIVRQAGMPRFGIFEITPIGLVTAASGMIALGLMWWLLPSDKPIAGAAGTHDTHQYLTELVLGDDDDLVGMTVEAFRDLPRSGRVVGVRRASAVIHGAELDHWTLAAGDRLIVRVDGATLVTWREQGRFLLGIGNGEPSASDMVVETMIAPTHPSIGQRLADIPFLQKIRARIIGLDRPLHEAGPDLASVRIRPADRLLVTGGPREVEALRDNPGLIGADLAKTRAFRRGKAWIAILCMAGVVSLAALDVMPIGVAAIIAIGVILVTRCIDSDEAWGTIDGDVLILIFAMLAVGVALENSGAVAMMVGWVEPSLASAPPWVLVFGIYFFALLLSELLSNNAVAALMTPVTLAIAAELGVDPRPLVIALMIGASACFATPIGYQTNTIVYAAGDYRFVDFVRIGVPLNIITGVSTCLAIVFFLT; from the coding sequence ATGATCGAGGCGCTGCGATCTTTCATCGAAGCGCATCAAGCGGTCCTGTCCCTGGCAATACTGGCGGCGATGTTCGTCGGCTTTCTGATGGAACGTCTTCCCGCGACGGTGATCGCGATCCTCGGCGCCTGCACTTATCTCGCGCTCGGCATCCTCGATGCCGAGGCGGCCTATTCGGTGTTTTCCAACTCGGCGCCGATCGTCATCGGCGCGATGTTCGTGCTGTCGGGCGCGCTGATCCGCACCGGGGTGATCCAGCGCGTTGCCGACGCGATCATGGCGCGAGCCGAAAAACATCCACGCCTCGCCATCATCGAGGTGCTGCTCGGCGCGCTCGCCGCCTCGGCGTTTCTCAACAACACGCCGGTCGTCGTCGTGCTGCTGCCGATCATGATGAAACTGGCCGAAGTGACTGGGGTCAGCGCGAAAAAGCTGTTGATGCCGCTGTCGATCGCGGCGGTGCTCGGCGGCACGTTGACGCTCATCGGCACGTCGACCAACCTTGTCGTTGACGGCATCGTCCGCCAGGCCGGAATGCCGCGCTTCGGCATTTTCGAGATCACCCCGATCGGCCTCGTCACCGCCGCGTCGGGGATGATCGCGCTCGGGCTGATGTGGTGGTTGCTGCCCTCGGACAAGCCGATCGCGGGCGCCGCCGGGACGCACGATACGCATCAATATCTGACCGAACTGGTACTCGGCGACGATGATGATCTGGTCGGCATGACGGTCGAGGCGTTTCGCGATCTGCCGCGATCGGGCCGCGTCGTCGGCGTGCGCCGCGCTTCGGCCGTCATCCACGGCGCCGAACTCGATCACTGGACGCTTGCCGCCGGCGACCGGCTGATCGTCCGGGTCGATGGCGCGACGCTGGTGACCTGGCGGGAACAGGGGCGCTTCCTGCTGGGGATCGGCAACGGCGAGCCGTCCGCGAGCGATATGGTCGTCGAAACGATGATCGCTCCCACTCACCCATCGATCGGGCAGCGGCTTGCCGACATTCCATTTCTGCAAAAGATTCGCGCGCGCATCATCGGTCTCGACCGGCCGCTGCACGAAGCCGGTCCCGACCTCGCGAGCGTTCGCATCCGCCCCGCCGACCGGTTGCTGGTCACAGGCGGCCCGCGCGAGGTCGAGGCGCTGCGCGACAATCCCGGCCTGATCGGTGCCGACCTCGCCAAGACGCGGGCCTTTCGGCGTGGCAAGGCGTGGATTGCGATCCTGTGCATGGCGGGGGTCGTCAGCCTCGCGGCGCTCGACGTGATGCCGATCGGCGTCGCCGCGATCATCGCCATCGGCGTTATTCTCGTCACTCGCTGCATCGACAGCGACGAGGCGTGGGGAACGATCGATGGCGACGTGCTGATCCTGATCTTCGCGATGCTCGCGGTCGGCGTCGCGCTCGAAAACAGCGGCGCGGTCGCGATGATGGTCGGCTGGGTCGAGCCGTCGCTCGCCAGTGCGCCCCCCTGGGTGCTCGTCTTCGGCATCTATTTCTTTGCGCTGCTCCTCTCCGAGCTGCTCAGCAACAATGCGGTCGCGGCGCTGATGACCCCGGTGACGCTCGCGATCGCGGCCGAACTCGGCGTCGACCCGCGGCCGCTGGTGATAGCACTGATGATCGGTGCGTCGGCCTGTTTCGCGACGCCGATCGGCTATCAGACCAACACGATCGTCTATGCCGCCGGCGATTATCGCTTCGTCGATTTCGTCAGGATCGGCGTGCCGCTGAATATTATCACCGGCGTATCGACCTGCCTCGCGATCGTGTTTTTCCTGACCTGA
- the aroC gene encoding chorismate synthase, whose product MSFNSFGRVFRFTTWGESHGPALGAVVDGCPPRLSLAEGDLQPWLDKRRPGQSRHTTQRQEPDQVRILSGVFEGKTTGTPISLMIENVDQRSKDYGDIAQAYRPGHADYAYDAKYGIRDYRGGGRSSARETAARVAAGGVARLVIPEVQIHAWVSEIGGDAIDLENFDLEEIDRNPFFCPDPAAAQRWEALMDAARKAGSSLGAVVECAASGVPAGWGAPVYAKLDADLAAAMMGINAVKGVEIGAGFHAARLRGEENADAMRPASDGSNHPDFLSNNAGGIAGGISTGQPVVVRVAFKPTSSILTPVPTINRAGEAADIVTKGRHDPCVGIRGAPVVEAMMALVLADHKLLHRAQCG is encoded by the coding sequence ATGAGTTTCAACAGCTTCGGACGCGTGTTTCGGTTCACGACCTGGGGAGAGAGCCATGGGCCGGCGCTCGGTGCCGTGGTCGATGGCTGTCCGCCGCGGCTGTCGTTGGCGGAGGGGGATCTCCAGCCCTGGCTCGACAAACGCCGCCCCGGTCAGTCGCGCCACACGACGCAGCGGCAGGAACCCGACCAGGTGCGTATTCTGTCGGGGGTGTTCGAGGGCAAGACCACGGGCACCCCGATCAGCCTGATGATCGAGAATGTCGACCAGCGATCGAAGGATTATGGCGACATCGCGCAGGCCTATCGCCCCGGCCACGCTGATTATGCCTATGACGCCAAATACGGCATTCGCGACTATCGCGGTGGCGGCCGGTCGAGCGCGCGCGAGACGGCGGCGCGCGTCGCCGCGGGCGGCGTCGCGCGGCTGGTGATCCCCGAGGTGCAGATCCATGCCTGGGTGTCGGAGATCGGCGGCGATGCGATCGATCTCGAAAATTTCGACCTCGAGGAAATCGACCGCAATCCCTTTTTCTGTCCCGATCCCGCCGCGGCGCAGCGCTGGGAAGCGCTGATGGACGCCGCGCGCAAGGCAGGCAGTTCGCTGGGCGCGGTCGTCGAATGCGCCGCGAGCGGCGTACCCGCGGGCTGGGGCGCGCCGGTCTATGCCAAGCTCGATGCCGACCTTGCTGCGGCGATGATGGGGATCAACGCGGTCAAGGGAGTCGAGATCGGCGCGGGCTTTCATGCTGCGCGCCTGCGCGGAGAGGAAAATGCCGACGCGATGCGTCCTGCCAGCGACGGCAGCAACCACCCCGATTTCCTGTCGAACAATGCCGGCGGCATCGCGGGCGGCATTTCGACCGGGCAGCCGGTGGTCGTCCGCGTCGCCTTCAAGCCGACGAGCTCGATCCTTACCCCGGTGCCGACGATCAACCGGGCGGGCGAGGCGGCCGACATCGTCACCAAGGGCCGCCACGACCCGTGTGTCGGCATCCGCGGCGCGCCGGTGGTCGAAGCGATGATGGCGCTCGTCCTCGCCGACCACAAGCTGCTCCACCGCGCCCAGTGTGGCTGA
- the fabI gene encoding enoyl-ACP reductase FabI, with protein MTGLMKGKRGLIMGLANDKSLAWGIAKALHAHGAELAISYQGEVMEKRVKPLADQLGCDFLIDCDVADMDNLDAAFATLAARWPTIDFVVHAIGYTNKEALRGHYADVTLDDFLMTMNISVYSFTAVAKRAAAMMTPFDPETGAGGGSLLTLSYYGAEKVIPHYNVMGVAKSALETSVKYLANDYGPQGVRVNAISAGPIKTLAASGIGDFRLILKWNEHNAPLRRNVTIDDVGGSALYLLSDLASGVTGETHHVDAGYHTVGMKQEDAPDIALA; from the coding sequence ATGACGGGTCTGATGAAGGGCAAGCGCGGGCTGATCATGGGCCTTGCGAACGACAAGTCCCTCGCCTGGGGAATCGCCAAGGCGCTTCACGCGCACGGCGCCGAACTCGCGATCAGCTATCAGGGCGAGGTGATGGAAAAGCGGGTGAAGCCGCTTGCCGATCAGCTCGGCTGCGATTTTCTGATCGATTGCGACGTTGCCGACATGGACAATCTCGATGCCGCGTTCGCGACCCTCGCGGCGCGTTGGCCGACGATCGATTTCGTCGTTCATGCGATCGGCTATACCAACAAGGAGGCGCTGCGCGGCCATTATGCCGACGTGACCCTCGACGACTTTCTGATGACGATGAACATCAGCGTCTACAGCTTCACCGCGGTCGCCAAGCGCGCCGCGGCGATGATGACGCCCTTCGACCCCGAAACCGGCGCGGGCGGCGGATCGCTGCTGACATTGAGCTATTACGGCGCCGAGAAGGTGATCCCGCACTATAATGTCATGGGCGTCGCCAAGTCGGCGCTGGAAACCAGCGTCAAATATCTCGCCAACGATTACGGTCCGCAGGGAGTGCGCGTGAACGCCATCTCGGCCGGGCCGATCAAGACGCTGGCCGCAAGCGGCATCGGCGATTTCCGCCTGATCCTCAAGTGGAACGAGCATAATGCCCCGCTGCGCCGCAACGTCACGATCGACGATGTCGGCGGTTCGGCGCTCTATCTGCTCAGCGACCTTGCGTCGGGCGTCACCGGCGAAACGCATCATGTCGACGCAGGCTATCACACCGTCGGGATGAAGCAGGAAGACGCGCCGGACATCGCGCTTGCCTGA
- a CDS encoding GNAT family N-acetyltransferase has product MPDGFVIRAATAADADAIDAVVRAAFAGTGFGHQGEADLVRVLEADGDGLVSLVAEADGVIVGHVLFSRMDVEADSAPVSAAGLAPVSVSPAQQGQGVGGKLIRAGLDALREQGAAMSFVLGDEAYYPRFGYSPDLATRFASPFAGPHFMAMMLDSGSPWPLGGRADYAPAFGRLG; this is encoded by the coding sequence TTGCCTGACGGCTTCGTCATCCGTGCCGCGACAGCGGCGGATGCCGATGCCATCGATGCGGTCGTTCGCGCCGCCTTCGCCGGAACCGGCTTCGGCCATCAGGGCGAAGCCGATCTGGTGCGGGTGCTGGAGGCCGATGGCGATGGGCTGGTTTCGCTCGTCGCCGAAGCGGATGGCGTTATCGTCGGGCACGTGCTGTTCAGTCGCATGGACGTCGAGGCCGATAGTGCGCCGGTTTCGGCAGCGGGCCTCGCCCCCGTGTCGGTTTCGCCGGCGCAGCAAGGACAGGGGGTTGGTGGTAAGCTGATCCGCGCGGGACTCGACGCGCTGCGCGAGCAGGGCGCGGCGATGAGCTTCGTTCTCGGCGATGAAGCTTATTATCCGCGCTTCGGCTATTCGCCCGATCTGGCCACGCGCTTCGCATCGCCCTTTGCGGGGCCGCATTTCATGGCGATGATGCTGGACTCGGGCTCGCCTTGGCCGCTAGGCGGGCGCGCGGACTATGCGCCCGCATTCGGCCGGTTGGGGTAA
- a CDS encoding dicarboxylate/amino acid:cation symporter, protein MARRLTVFILIGMVLGIVVGFAVRSFVPADSQAYEYWLRGFGTLATIFLNLIKMLVAPLILGTLIAGIAHMGDSSALGRIGTRALAWFILASLVSISLGLVMVNLLEPGAGLHLAVGAHSTAEVGEVKKLDLFEFIEHIFPKNVVQAMAENNVLQILVFALFAGVGLTAIGEKGKPLVRGAEALAELMLQITGYVMLLAPLAVFGALAKVVAQYGLAILGTYAELLTEFYIALLLLWTLLLGAGAIFLRTRIFSLIRYVREPLLIAFSTASSEAAMPKLFEQLDRFGVPRRISGFVLPLGYSFNLDGSMMYASFATIFIAQAYDIELSITTQILILLTLMVSSKGIAAVPRASLVVITATLAMFDLPVEGVALVFAIDHFLDMGRTATNVVGNAVATSVITKWEGMLEVEEPVDAERPHAPAHTAHRGARGLELAEDMVTDERKPPADS, encoded by the coding sequence ATGGCGCGTCGCCTTACGGTTTTCATCTTGATCGGCATGGTTTTGGGCATCGTCGTCGGATTCGCGGTGCGAAGCTTCGTGCCCGCCGACAGCCAGGCCTATGAATATTGGCTACGCGGCTTCGGCACGCTCGCCACCATTTTCCTCAATCTGATCAAGATGCTCGTCGCGCCGCTGATCCTCGGCACGCTCATCGCGGGTATCGCGCATATGGGCGACAGTTCGGCGCTGGGCCGCATCGGCACCCGTGCGCTCGCCTGGTTCATTCTCGCCAGCCTGGTCTCGATCAGCCTCGGCCTCGTCATGGTCAATCTGCTCGAACCCGGCGCCGGGCTCCATCTGGCGGTCGGGGCGCATTCGACCGCCGAGGTCGGGGAGGTCAAGAAGCTCGACCTGTTCGAATTCATCGAGCATATCTTCCCGAAAAACGTCGTCCAGGCGATGGCGGAGAACAACGTCCTCCAGATTCTCGTCTTCGCGCTGTTTGCAGGCGTCGGCCTGACCGCGATCGGGGAGAAGGGGAAGCCGCTGGTGCGCGGCGCCGAGGCGCTGGCCGAACTGATGCTTCAGATCACCGGCTATGTGATGCTTCTTGCGCCGCTCGCGGTGTTCGGCGCGCTGGCAAAGGTCGTCGCGCAATATGGGCTCGCCATCCTCGGCACCTATGCCGAGCTTCTGACCGAATTCTACATCGCGTTGCTGCTGCTCTGGACTCTGCTCCTCGGCGCCGGGGCGATCTTTCTGCGCACGCGCATCTTCTCGCTCATCCGCTATGTCCGTGAGCCGCTGCTGATCGCTTTCTCGACCGCGTCGTCGGAGGCGGCGATGCCCAAGCTGTTCGAGCAGCTCGATCGTTTCGGCGTGCCGCGCCGCATTTCGGGCTTCGTGCTGCCCTTGGGGTACAGCTTCAATCTCGACGGGTCGATGATGTATGCCAGCTTCGCGACGATCTTCATCGCGCAGGCCTATGACATCGAACTGTCGATCACGACGCAGATCCTGATTCTGCTGACACTGATGGTGTCGTCGAAGGGTATCGCGGCGGTGCCGCGCGCCAGCCTGGTCGTCATCACCGCGACGCTGGCGATGTTCGACCTGCCGGTCGAGGGCGTCGCGCTCGTCTTTGCCATCGACCATTTCCTCGACATGGGCCGCACCGCGACCAACGTCGTCGGTAACGCGGTCGCGACCAGCGTCATCACCAAGTGGGAAGGGATGTTGGAGGTCGAGGAGCCCGTCGATGCCGAGCGCCCGCACGCGCCCGCGCACACCGCGCATCGCGGCGCGCGCGGGCTCGAACTGGCCGAGGATATGGTGACCGACGAGCGTAAGCCGCCCGCCGATAGCTGA